The proteins below come from a single Ictidomys tridecemlineatus isolate mIctTri1 chromosome 8, mIctTri1.hap1, whole genome shotgun sequence genomic window:
- the LOC101973285 gene encoding histone H2A type 1 produces the protein MSGRGKQGGKARAKAKTRSSRAGLQFPVGRVHRLLRKGNYAERVGAGAPVYLAAVLEYLTAEILELAGNAARDNKKTRIIPRHLQLAIRNDEELNKLLGKVTIAQGGVLPNIQAVLLPKKTESHHKAKGK, from the coding sequence ATGTCTGGACGCGGCAAGCAGGGTGGCAAGGCTCGCGCCAAGGCCAAGACGCGCTCTTCCCGGGCGGGCCTGCAGTTCCCCGTGGGCAGAGTCCACCGCCTTCTGCGCAAGGGCAACTATGCCGAGCGGGTCGGGGCCGGCGCGCCCGTCTACCTGGCGGCGGTGCTCGAGTACCTGACGGCCGAGATCCTGGAGCTGGCTGGCAACGCGGCCCGCGACAACAAGAAGACGCGCATCATCCCGCGCCACCTGCAGCTGGCCATCCGCAACGACGAGGAGCTCAACAAGCTGCTGGGCAAAGTCACCATCGCGCAGGGCGGTGTCCTGCCCAACATCCAGGCCGTGCTGCTGCCCAAGAAGACCGAGAGCCACCACAAGGCCAAGGGAAAGTGA
- the LOC110599295 gene encoding histone H4: protein MSGRGKGGKGLGKGGAKRHRKVLRDNIQGITKPAIRRLARRGGVKRISGLIYEETRGVLKVFLENVIRDAVTYTEHAKRKTVTAMDVVYALKRQGRTLYGFGG from the coding sequence ATGTCTGGTCGCGGCAAGGGAGGCAAAGGCCTGGGTAAGGGCGGCGCCAAGCGCCACCGCAAGGTGCTGCGCGACAACATCCAGGGCATCACCAAGCCCGCCATCCGCCGCCTGGCCCGCCGTGGCGGCGTCAAGCGCATCTCCGGGCTCATCTACGAGGAGACCCGCGGCGTGCTCAAGGTGTTCCTGGAGAACGTGATCCGCGACGCCGTCACCTACACGGAGCACGCCAAGCGCAAGACGGTCACGGCCATGGACGTGGTCTACGCGCTCAAGCGCCAGGGCCGCACCCTCTACGGCTTCGGCGGCTGA
- the LOC144366404 gene encoding histone H3.1, whose product MARTKQTARKSTGGKAPRKQLATKAARKSAPATGGVKKPHRYRPGTVALREIRRYQKSTELLIRKLPFQRLVREIAQDFKTDLRFQSSAVMALQEACEAYLVGLFEDTNLCAIHAKRVTIMPKDIQLARRIRGERA is encoded by the coding sequence ATGGCTCGCACCAAGCAGACAGCGCGCAAGTCCACCGGCGGCAAGGCGCCGCGCAAGCAGCTGGCCACTAAGGCCGCCCGCAAGAGCGCCCCGGCCACCGGGGGCGTCAAGAAGCCTCACCGCTACCGGCCCGGCACCGTGGCGCTGCGCGAGATCCGCCGCTACCAGAAGTCCACCGAGCTGCTGATCCGCAAGCTGCCGTTCCAGCGCCTGGTGCGCGAGATCGCGCAGGACTTCAAGACCGACCTGCGCTTCCAGAGCTCGGCCGTCATGGCGCTGCAGGAGGCCTGCGAGGCCTACCTGGTGGGGCTGTTCGAGGACACCAACCTGTGCGCCATCCACGCCAAGCGCGTCACCATCATGCCCAAGGACATCCAGCTGGCCCGCCGCATCCGCGGGGAGAGGGCGTAA
- the LOC101954283 gene encoding histone H3.1 — protein sequence MARTKQTARKSTGGKAPRKQLATKAARKSAPATGGVKKPHRYRPGTVALREIRRYQKSTELLIRKLPFQRLVREIAQDFKTDLRFQSSAVMALQEACEAYLVGLFEDTNLCAIHAKRVTIMPKDIQLARRIRGERA from the coding sequence ATGGCTCGTACCAAGCAGACGGCGCGCAAGTCCACCGGCGGCAAGGCCCCGCGGAAGCAGCTGGCCACCAAGGCCGCCCGCAAGAGCGCCCCGGCCACCGGCGGCGTCAAGAAGCCTCACCGCTACCGGCCCGGCACCGTGGCGCTGCGCGAGATCCGCCGCTACCAGAAGTCCACCGAGCTGCTGATCCGCAAGCTGCCGTTCCAGCGCCTGGTGCGCGAGATCGCGCAGGACTTCAAGACCGACCTGCGCTTCCAGAGCTCGGCCGTCATGGCGCTGCAGGAGGCCTGCGAGGCCTACCTGGTGGGGCTGTTCGAGGACACCAACCTGTGCGCCATCCACGCCAAGCGCGTCACCATCATGCCCAAGGACATCCAGCTGGCGCGCCGCATCCGCGGGGAGAGGGCGTAA